Proteins from a genomic interval of Gossypium hirsutum isolate 1008001.06 chromosome A09, Gossypium_hirsutum_v2.1, whole genome shotgun sequence:
- the LOC107937044 gene encoding rhodanese-like domain-containing protein 10, with the protein MAIQLNHFQSSLLKQEKQPKPLFFTSSKTKNFGVNTAASSSGQQLIQSGEVKPILPKDAATALNSEGFKLLDIRPQWEREKAYVKGSLHVPLFVKDMDNSPITLLKKWVHFGYIGLWTGQNFTMINPNFVQEVEATLPDKDSKLLVACGEGLRSMMATSKLYEGGYKNLGWLAGGFNRAADSDFPEIEGPEKLQYATIGGVSYYFLQLLLLLQAVGKE; encoded by the exons atggcAATTCAACTGAACCACTTCCAGTCATCGTTGCTGAAGCAAGAGAAGCAACCTAAGCCGCTATTCTTCACTTCCTCTAAAACCAAAAACTTTGGTGTCAATACTGCAGCATCAAGCAGTGGGCAGCAGTTAATACAGTCGGGTGAGGTGAAGCCTATACTGCCTAAGGACGCAGCCACGGCCCTGAATTCCGAGGGTTTCAAGTTACTCGACATTAGACCGCAGTGGGAACGAGAAAAGGCATATGTTAAAGGGTCACTTCATGTGCCACTCTTCGTTAAGGACATGGACAATAGCCCCATTACTCTTTTGAAGAAATGGGTGCATTTTGGCTACATTGGCTTGTGGACTGGTCAAAACTTTACTATGATCAATCCTAATTTCGTCCAAGAGGTAGAAGCTACTCTTCCTGACAAGGACTCTAAGCTGCTTGTAGCTTGTGGCGAAGGCCTTAG GTCCATGATGGCAACTTCCAAGCTATATGAGGGAGGATATAAGAACTTGGGGTGGCTGGCTGGAGGATTTAATCGAGCTGCAGATAGTGATTTCCCAGAGATTGAAGGGCCTGAAAAGTTGCAGTACGCTACAATTGGGGGTGTGTCTTATTACTTCCTCCAATTGCTCCTCCTCTTGCAAGCTGTCGGCAAAGAGTAA
- the LOC107937055 gene encoding myb family transcription factor PHL7 encodes MRRPSRADGLAKERLRWTQELHDRFEQAVNQLGGPDRATPKGILKAMGVDGLTIYHVKSHLQKFRILKFVPETNTKGKFERRNISEILPNFGTTSGAQLNEALQLYMEAQRKQGDDKLQVRRNLKIKFEAQARYFERIAGEHRNRVTPTKATKSLSPISLPSLCEESESNSKDFETDPEADKNEIESGERIQALKRAGIVEDNSASSSSSSSSSMYALPSSFSADGYEYDDQNMLLNGGERLSYTANDNSFPWNIPVCSSPLVPSFM; translated from the exons ATGCGTCGTCCAAGTCGCGCTGACGGCTTAGCCAAAGAACGCCTCAGATGGACTCAAGAGCTTCACGATCGATTCGAACAAGCTGTTAATCAGCTAGGAGGTCCAGATA GGGCAACGCCAAAGGGAATTCTGAAGGCTATGGGCGTTGATGGCCTCACCATTTACCATGTCAAAAGTCACTTGCAG AAATTCAGGATTTTAAAGTTTGTTCCCGAAACAAATACTA AAGGCAAGTTTGAGAGGAGAAATATTTCAGAAATACTGCCTAATTTTGGTACAACATC AGGCGCGCAGCTTAATGAAGCTCTGCAATTATATATGGAAGCACAAAGAAAACAAGGGGATGATAAACTCCAG GTTAGAAGGAATTTGAAGATTAAGTTTGAAGCACAGGCGAGATACTTTGAGAGAATTGCAGGGGAGCATAGAAACCGAGTCACCCCAACAAAAGCTACTAAATCATTGTCTCCCATATCATTGCCTTCGTTATGTGAGGAGTCTGAGTCCAATTCAAAAGATTTTGAAACCGATCCCGAGGCCGACAAAAACGAAATAGAGTCTGGAGAAAGAATTCAAGCTCTAAAAAGGGCTGGAATAGTGGAAGATAACTCAGCgtcatcttcatcatcatcatcatcatcaatgtATGCATTGCCGTCGTCATTCAGCGCAGATGGCTATGAATATGATGATCAAAACATGCTTCTTAACGGGGGAGAAAGACTTTCCTACACTGCAAATGATAACAGCTTTCCCTGGAATATCCCAGTTTGCTCATCACCCTTGGTGCCTAGCTTTATGTGA
- the LOC107937049 gene encoding probable 2-oxoglutarate-dependent dioxygenase ANS, which yields MNRLMSWPEPVVRVQSLSENGIRTIPDRYIKPISDRPALKSEIHDHLDVPVIDLQNLFDKDPALHQETSRRISSACRDWGFFQVVNHGVSHELMKRTRAVWRDFFELPLEVKQQYANSPSTYEGYGSRLGIEKGAILDWSDYFFLNYLPVTLRNQSKWPAQPASCRELVAKYGAQVTKLCGRLLKAMSINLELKEDYLQNAFGGDEMGACLRVNFYPKCPQPELTLGLSSHSDPGAITILLPDPDVAGLQVRKGGKWITVKPFPNAFIVNVGDQIQVLSNAIYKSVEHRVIVNSEKDRVSLAFFYNPKSDLLIEPAKELVNEDRPALYKPMTYDEYRLYIRMNGPSGKTQIESMKSNR from the exons ATGAATCGTCTCATGAGTTGGCCTGAGCCTGTGGTTCGAGTTCAGTCTCTGTCTGAGAATGGCATACGTACCATTCCGGATCGATATATTAAGCCTATAAGTGACAGGCCTGCCCTGAAATCTGAAATCCATGACCACCTTGACGTTCCCGTTATTGATCTCCAGAACCTGTTCGACAAAGACCCAGCCCTCCACCAGGAGACCTCGAGACGCATCTCCAGCGCCTGCAGGGACTGGGGTTTCTTCCAGGTTGTAAACCATGGGGTTAGCCATGAGCTCATGAAGCGCACGCGTGCAGTGTGGCGTGACTTCTTTGAGTTGCCGCTTGAAGTGAAGCAACAGTACGCCAACTCGCCAAGTACCTATGAAGGGTACGGTAGTCGCTTAGGGATCGAGAAAGGAGCGATCCTTGATTGGAGCGATTACTTTTTTCTTAATTACTTGCCGGTTACATTAAGGAATCAAAGCAAGTGGCCTGCACAGCCGGCATCATGCAG GGAACTGGTTGCTAAATATGGTGCCCAAGTTACAAAACTATGTGGAAGGCTGTTGAAGGCAATGTCTATCAACCTTGAACTAAAAGAAGACTACCTACAAAATGCCTTTGGTGGAGATGAAATGGGAGCCTGCTTAAGGGTCAATTTCTATCCAAAATGTCCTCAACCTGAACTTACACTAGGCCTTTCTTCACACTCAGACCCTGGCGCCATCACCATTCTCCTGCCTGATCCCGACGTAGCTGGACTGCAAGTTCGTAAGGGTGGCAAGTGGATAACGGTGAAGCCATTTCCCAATGCTTTCATTGTCAACGTCGGAGATCAAATCCAG GTGCTGAGCAATGCAATTTACAAGAGTGTTGAACACCGTGTCATCGTGAACTCAGAAAAAGATCGAGTCTCCCTAGCTTTCTTCTACAACCCCAAGAGCGATTTACTGATAGAACCGGCCAAGGAGCTGGTGAATGAGGACCGGCCAGCACTGTACAAGCCAATGACATATGATGAGTACAGGCTCTACATTAGGATGAATGGCCCTTCTGGCAAAACACAAATCGAGTCCATGAAATCCAACAGATAA